The following is a genomic window from Pseudomonadota bacterium.
GGCGCCGGCGTGAAAACCAACCTGCTGTTCTTCACCAAGGGCCGCAAGACCGAGCAGATCTGGTATTACGATCTCGCCTGGGTGAAGGTGGGCAAGAAGACGCCCCTGACCCTCGCCCACTTCGGCTTCGCGCCCGATGGCAGCGCATTGGACGATGCTGGTCTTCCCGCCCTGCTCGTCAACGAATGGCGGAGCGACGATGCCAATGCAGGAAAACCCTTTCCCAGCTATGCCCGGCAACTGGCGCTGCACGGAACACCGGGAGCCGATAGCCGCTATTCCTGGACAGTGGACTTCGCCGCCCGGCGGGCCAAGGCACGCGAAGACATGCAGCCGCTGCTTGATGACGCCGCCAGGATCAGGGACGAAGTGATCGACCTCAAAGTGCGCATGAAGCGCATGAAGCAGGACAAGGCGTCGAGCGAGGACCAGGCACTACTCGATGCGCAGATCCGCGAAAAGGACAGGGCCGCACGCGAATTGGAAACCCAGGCGGCGGGCATCGATGCGGCGGTGTTCGACCTCAAGGCCGTCAATCCGCATGCTGTGACCACGGTAGACACGCGCACACCGGCCGAGATCATCGCGAGCATCGAGGCGCATGGGCAGGTGATTGCGGGTGCGCTGGCCAGACTCTGCGCTCTGCTGGCAAGCGATGCGGTGAATGATGACCACGGAGAAGACGGCGCCGAGGCACCTACGGCGTAAACCTGCCTTGGGCGAAAGGGACTGGGTTCCCCTACTTCCCCGCCACCCGTTTGAGGAACTCCACCGTCACGGCCCCGAACCTGTCGTTCTTGTCACCGGTGATCATGTGCCCGGCATCGAGCACGTTGAGGTACTCCGCGTGCGGACACAGGTCCAGGAATTCACGCACGCCGTCCTCGCTCACCACGTCGGAGCTGCCGCCGCGCACCAGCAGTGTCGGGATGCGCAAGCACCGCGCCGCCGCCGACAGGCGTGCGTGACGCAAGGCCAGGTCGCGCTCGCGGCCGTCGAGGAAGCGCGGGTCCCAGTGCCAGTAGTAGCGGCCGTCCGGGTCGCGGCGCACGTTCTTGGCGAGACCGGCGCTGTTGGCGCTGCGCTGCTCACCCGGGCGATAGCCGCCGATGGCGGCCGCGACTTCGTCGAGATTGGCGAAGCCGTCGGCGTGGCGCGCCATGAAGGCCTTGACGCGATCGAAGCCGGCGCGCTCGGTCTGGGGCACGATGTCGACCAACACCAGGCCGGCCGCATCGACCGCGCCTTCGCCGGCCGCCGCCAGCGCCGTGTTGCCGCCAAGCGACGCGCCGAGCAGCACCGGGCAGCGACAGCCGAGTTCGTCAATCACCTGCGCGAGGTCGCGCACGAAGGCGTCCTGCTCGTAGTCCCCCGCCGGCGACCAATCAGAATCGCCATGGCCGCGCGCATCGAAGGCGATGGCGTGAAAGCCGGCCGCGCCCAGCATCTCGCCGGTGCCGCGCCAGGCATGACGGGTCTGGCCGCCGCCATGCAACAGCACGACCTGCGGCGCACCGACCTCGCCCCAGGCATCGGCCGCGAGCGTGATGCCTTCCGGCGTCGTCCATTTCATCATCGGCGCCGGCGTGCCGGGCAAGGACTCGCGTGGGTCCGCCGTGGGTCGTGGACCACCGGCGATGCGATGCGCGCGGCGCTCATCCGGCACCTGGCGCCAGGGCCACGCTGCGCACTTCGTCCAGCGCCGCCGGGTTGTCGAGCGAAGAGAGATCGCCGGGCGGCAACCCGGCGTAGATGTTTCGAATGAGACGCCGCAGGGTCTTTGCCGCTGCGTCTTCGGCAATTGCGAGACGAGGTGCACGGCGGCGGGACGGAACGGCTTGCCGAGCCCTTCCTGCACCACCACCGCAACGCGCGCCGCGAGCCGCGGCGTCGTCGGTCGCCCTCGGCCTGGCAACGATGAACACCACCAGCTTCTCGCCGCTGGCCGCATCCACCATGCCGACCGCGGCGGCATCGGCCACACCCGGCACTTTCAACACCAGTTCCTCGACTTCGGCGGGCCCGAGACGCTTGCCGGCAATCTTCAAAGTGTCGTCGGAACGGCCGCGCAGAAAGAGTTGCCCGTCGGCGCGCCGCACCGCGAGGTCGCCGTGCAGCCACAGGCCCGGCACTTGGCGCCAATAGGTCTCGAGGTAGCGCTCGTCATCCTGCCAGAAGGACTGCGTCATGCCGACGAAGGGTTCGCGCACCGCGAGTTCGCCGACGGCGTCGGGAAGCGAGGCGCCGTCCGCCGCCACCACGTCGACATCGACGCCGGGCGAGGTGCTGTTGAAGGCGCTCGCCACGATCGGCCGCACCACCACCGAGGCCAAGAGCGCGCCCGACACTTCGGTGCCGCCGGTGTAATTGATGAGCGGCAGTTCGCCGCCGCCGAAGTGCCGTTGAAACCAGTGGAAGTGCTCGGGGGCAATCGCTTCGCCGGCGGTGACGAGCACACGCAGGCTGGAGAAATCGCCGCTGAGACTTTGTTCTTCATG
Proteins encoded in this region:
- a CDS encoding alpha/beta hydrolase, whose translation is MMKWTTPEGITLAADAWGEVGAPQVVLLHGGGQTRHAWRGTGEMLGAAGFHAIAFDARGHGDSDWSPAGDYEQDAFVRDLAQVIDELGCRCPVLLGASLGGNTALAAAGEGAVDAAGLVLVDIVPQTERAGFDRVKAFMARHADGFANLDEVAAAIGGYRPGEQRSANSAGLAKNVRRDPDGRYYWHWDPRFLDGRERDLALRHARLSAAARCLRIPTLLVRGGSSDVVSEDGVREFLDLCPHAEYLNVLDAGHMITGDKNDRFGAVTVEFLKRVAGK